In Gadus chalcogrammus isolate NIFS_2021 chromosome 1, NIFS_Gcha_1.0, whole genome shotgun sequence, one DNA window encodes the following:
- the slc9a8 gene encoding sodium/hydrogen exchanger 8, with product MHDSHFNSLVLLLLLSLNPRVCLLDGVQRDDPSDLQETLGTREELENDILHEETIQDLSDPHKSNYTYNNSDGTQHLEALPTRPPTPARPPTPKNMLPVQTGVKAQEEEQSSGMTIFFSLLVIGICIILVHLLIKFKLNFLPESVAVVSIGILMGGFIKIIEFKELANWKEEEMFRPNMFFLLLLPPIIFESGYSLHKGNFFQNIGSICLFAVIGTAISAFIVGGGIYFLGQADVIYKMSMTDSFAFGSLISAVDPVATIAIFNALNVDPVLNMLVFGESILNDAVSIVLTNTAEGFFSQSNNATVSGWQIFVQALGYFLKMFFGSAALGTLTGLISAFCLKHFDLRKTPSLEFAVMIIFAYLPYGLAEGIKLSGIMSILFSGIVMSHYTHHNLSPVTQILMQQTLRSVAFMCETCVFAFLGLSIFSFPHNFEFSFVIWCIFLVLLGRAVNIFPLSFLLNFFRETKISPKMMFIMWFSGLRGAIPYALSLHLGLEPLEKRQLIGTTTIIIVLFTILILGGGTMPLIRLMDIEESQTRRKSKKDVTLSKTEKMGNALESEHISELTEEEYETHIYQRQDLKGFMWLDAKYLNPFFTRRLTQEDLLHGRIQMKTLTNKWYEEVRQGPSGSEDDNDEAELL from the exons ATGCATGATTCCCACTTTAATAGTTTAGTGTTGCTTTTGCTACTGTCTCTAAATCCACGCGTATGTCTCCTGGATGGAGTTCAGAGAGACGACCCTTCGGACCTGCAGGAAACACTTGGAACGAGAGAAGAACTGGAAAATGACATTCTCCATGAGGAAACAATACAGGATTTAAGCGATCCTCA CAAGTCCAATTACACATATAATAACAGCGATGGAACCCAGCATTTGGAAGCACTGCCCACCCGCCCCCCGACGCCTGCTCGACCCCCAACCCCTAAGAACATGTTGCCCGTGCAGACCGGGGTGAAGGCCCAAGAGGAGGAACAGTCCAGTGGAATGACTATATTCTTTAGTCTGCTGGTAATTG GTATCTGCATCATATTGGTGCATCTGCTTATTAAATTCAAGCTAAATTTCCTGCCAGAGAGTGTGGCCGTTGTTTCAATTG GAATCCTAATGGGAGGCTTCATCAAAATAATAGAGTTTAAGGAACTGGCCAATTGGAAG GAAGAGGAAATGTTCAGACCCAACAtgttcttcctcctgctcctgccgcCAATCATCTTTGAGTCGGGATACTCCTTGCATAAG GGCAACTTCTTTCAGAACATTGGCTCCATCTGCCTCTTTGCTGTGATCGGCACAGCGATTTCTGCCTTCATTGTTGGAGGAGGCATCTACTTCCTTGGACAG GCCGATGTGATCTACAAGATGAGCATGACGGACAG CTTTGCCTTCGGGTCGCTGATCTCCGCCGTGGATCCTGTTGCCACCATCGCCATCTTCAACGCCCTGAATGTGGACCCAGTGCTCAACATGCTGGTGTTCGGCGAGAGCATCCTCAACGACGCTGTGTCCATCGTCCTCACCAA TACAGCCGAAGGTTTCTTCTCCCAGTCCAACAACGCCACGGTTTCGGGCTGGCAGATTTTTGTGCAGGCGCTGGGCTACTTCCTCAAGATGTTCTTTGGTTCCGCTGCCCTGGGCACTCTGACAGGACTCATCTCTGCCTTT TGTCTCAAACACTTTGACCTCAGGAAGACTCCTTCCCTGGAGTTTGCCGTGATGATCATTTTCGCTTACCTTCCCTACGGCCTGGCAGAAGGCATCAAACTATCGG GCATCATGTCCATCCTGTTCTCTGGGATCGTCATGTCTCACTACACGCATCACAACCTGTCCCCGGTCACCCAGATCCTGATGCAGCAGACCCTGCGCTCCGTGGCCTTCATGTGTG AGACGTGCGTGTTCGCGTTCCTCGGGCTCTCCATCTTCAGCTTCCCGCACAACTTTGAATTCTCCTTCGTCATCTGGTGCATA TTCCTGGTGCTTCTTGGGCGAGCCGTGAACATCTTCCCTCTGTCCTTCCTGCTCAACTTCTTCAGGGAAACCAAGATCAGTCCTAAGATGATGTTCATCATGTGGTTCAGCG GTCTTCGCGGGGCCATCCCTTACGCCCTGAGCCTCCACCTGGGCCTGGAGCCTTTGGAGAAGCGCCAGTTGATCgggaccaccaccatcatcatcgtcctcTTCACCATCCTGATCCTTGGGGGCGGCACCATGCCTCTTATCCGCTTGATGGACATCGAGGAGAGCCAGACACGCAGGAAGAGCAAGAAGGACGTGACCCTCAGCAAGACGGAGAAGATG GGCAACGCGTTGGAGTCGGAGCACATCTCggagctgacggaggaggagtACGAGACGCACATCTACCAGAGACAGGATCTGAAGGGCTTCATGTGGCTGGACGCAAAGTACCTCAACCCCTTCTTCACGCGCAGACTCACCCAGGAG GATCTGTTGCACGGCCGTATCCAGATGAAGACTCTCACCAACAAGTGGTACGAGGAGGTCAGACAAGGGCCCTCTGGATCCGAAGACGACAACGACGAAGCCGAGTTACtgtaa